A single window of Arcobacter venerupis DNA harbors:
- a CDS encoding FKBP-type peptidyl-prolyl cis-trans isomerase, with protein MSKVIGIEYTLKDAKTGEQLDTNVGQSPLEFISGKGQIIPGLESKLIEMSANEEADVLVQPVDAYGEYNEEAIQVLPKEQFAGIELVEGMSLYGNGEHGETVQVVVKSFTDADVTIDYNHPMAGRTLMFSVAILSLRDATEEEVQTGVVGGMAAMGGGCCGGGGHSHGGGSCGTEDKGHDHGHGHSHGGCGCH; from the coding sequence ATGTCAAAAGTAATAGGTATTGAATATACATTAAAAGATGCAAAAACTGGTGAGCAATTAGATACGAATGTAGGTCAATCTCCATTAGAATTTATTTCAGGAAAAGGTCAAATTATTCCAGGACTTGAGTCAAAACTAATTGAAATGTCTGCAAATGAAGAGGCTGATGTTTTAGTTCAACCTGTTGATGCTTATGGTGAGTATAATGAAGAAGCTATTCAAGTTTTACCAAAAGAGCAATTTGCAGGTATTGAATTAGTTGAAGGAATGTCTTTATACGGAAATGGTGAGCATGGAGAAACTGTACAAGTTGTAGTTAAATCTTTCACTGACGCTGATGTAACAATTGATTATAACCATCCAATGGCTGGAAGAACGTTAATGTTCTCAGTAGCAATTTTATCTTTAAGAGATGCAACTGAAGAAGAAGTTCAAACTGGTGTTGTTGGTGGAATGGCTGCTATGGGTGGAGGTTGTTGTGGTGGCGGTGGTCACTCTCATGGTGGTGGTTCTTGTGGAACTGAAGATAAAGGTCATGACCATGGTCATGGACATTCTCACGGTGGTTGTGGTTGTCATTAA
- a CDS encoding tetratricopeptide repeat protein produces MTKYLLSFLIASSLTVAEAEEVSVYGSGDSSGNSSYGLTSSEKHILKNQASINNLTSKMGDVNSLLESIKTRLEGLESTYEGDSAKLNSTSRKVDDLAQKVGLSSDLGSNSSSSTQGNDSQLSDTVNGLKAALTKLTTLVNKINSEYVSSNELKNNMDQFVTREEFEALKKAAGIKTSQVKASTKLDTNKAGVEVDDKKDEVSVKNLSATDKANLLNDAKKDFDAGSYDSSSQKFDKLLEANYKPAEVNFYMAQNWYMRKKYDVAISHYKKSAILNDKAAYMPTLLLHSAISFEKTKDKDNAKSFYSTLVDLYPNSNEAKVAKQNLAKL; encoded by the coding sequence ATGACTAAGTATCTTCTATCTTTTTTAATAGCAAGTTCTTTAACCGTAGCCGAAGCCGAAGAGGTTTCGGTTTATGGTTCAGGTGATTCAAGTGGGAATAGTTCTTATGGACTAACTTCTTCTGAAAAACATATCTTGAAAAATCAAGCAAGCATCAATAATCTAACATCTAAGATGGGAGATGTAAATTCTTTACTTGAATCTATTAAAACGAGATTAGAAGGCTTAGAATCTACATATGAAGGTGATTCTGCAAAATTAAATTCTACTTCTAGAAAAGTGGATGATTTAGCACAGAAAGTTGGTCTATCTTCAGATTTAGGTTCTAATAGTTCTTCATCAACTCAAGGTAATGATAGTCAATTATCTGACACGGTTAATGGTCTAAAAGCCGCACTCACAAAATTAACAACTTTAGTTAATAAAATTAATTCTGAATATGTTTCTTCCAATGAATTGAAAAATAATATGGATCAATTCGTAACAAGAGAAGAGTTCGAAGCTTTAAAAAAAGCTGCTGGTATCAAAACATCTCAAGTTAAAGCATCAACAAAATTAGATACAAATAAAGCTGGTGTTGAAGTAGATGATAAAAAAGATGAAGTATCTGTAAAAAATTTATCAGCTACGGACAAAGCAAATTTACTTAACGATGCAAAAAAAGATTTTGATGCAGGAAGTTATGATTCATCTAGTCAAAAATTTGATAAACTGCTTGAAGCAAACTATAAGCCAGCAGAAGTTAATTTCTACATGGCACAAAATTGGTATATGAGAAAAAAGTATGATGTTGCAATAAGTCATTATAAAAAATCTGCTATTCTTAATGATAAAGCAGCTTATATGCCAACATTATTATTGCATAGTGCTATTTCATTTGAGAAAACAAAAGATAAAGATAATGCAAAAAGTTTTTATAGTACTTTAGTTGATCTTTACCCTAATTCAAATGAAGCAAAAGTAGCAAAACAAAATTTAGCTAAATTATAA
- a CDS encoding OmpA family protein, producing MKKLGVYSLLVAAMLFSTGCSEKNADMNVDNTAPVAEAASTTDSNMADGSFSALEKAGNGNYYMINGQKVLIEHVYFGFDKYNLTADNKDKAVSNASKLSALTADTTVTVSGNTDEWGSDEYNYALGLKRANSVKDVLVANGVTANVALVSLGESSPVCTEKTKECWAKNRRVEHELSK from the coding sequence ATGAAAAAATTAGGTGTTTATTCTTTATTAGTTGCGGCAATGTTATTCTCTACTGGTTGTAGTGAAAAAAATGCTGATATGAATGTTGACAATACGGCTCCAGTTGCTGAAGCTGCAAGTACTACTGATTCAAATATGGCTGATGGTAGTTTTTCTGCTTTAGAAAAAGCTGGAAATGGTAATTATTATATGATTAATGGTCAAAAAGTTTTAATTGAGCATGTATATTTTGGATTTGACAAATATAACTTAACTGCTGATAACAAAGATAAAGCAGTTTCTAATGCTTCTAAATTATCTGCATTAACTGCTGATACAACTGTAACTGTTTCTGGTAACACAGATGAGTGGGGATCAGATGAGTATAACTATGCATTAGGTTTAAAAAGAGCTAACTCTGTTAAAGATGTTTTAGTTGCTAATGGTGTAACTGCAAATGTTGCATTAGTTTCTTTAGGTGAAAGTTCTCCAGTTTGTACTGAAAAAACTAAAGAATGTTGGGCAAAAAACAGAAGAGTTGAACACGAATTAAGTAAATAA
- the tolB gene encoding Tol-Pal system protein TolB has product MYKILLLISLVFSSVFAQVDANLEIVKKATSLPKILVSVSTDTGEIETLGRIKKSLADDLSVSGHFEVVNVNSQTAYGSMPDLISLSNQGVDLYLNLSASKESNGSYTLMTKLFDMNSKVLILEKNFTTTQEDRFVFLAHKAAISVNDFFKAPSISWMEKFVVFSTYTASGKADIMIGDYTLTYKKTVVSGGLNIFPKWADADQKTIYYTTYNYAKPTLVKLNIYNRSKETIMESDGMLACSDVNADGTKLLVTASPNGQPDVYLYNTRTKSKTQITKYSGIDVGGHFIDNDSRIVFVSDRLGNPNIFAQGINSTSVERLVYHSNNNSSATAFGNNIVYSSKDSTNELGDKSFNLYLISTKSDNMKRLTSSGINQFPKFSGDGETLLYIKTFGGSSSIGIIRLAYSKSFLFSLNGKRIQSIDW; this is encoded by the coding sequence ATGTATAAAATATTATTATTAATATCATTGGTATTTAGTTCAGTTTTTGCACAAGTTGATGCAAATTTAGAAATAGTTAAAAAGGCTACTTCTTTACCGAAAATTTTAGTTTCAGTTTCTACTGACACAGGAGAAATTGAAACTTTAGGTAGAATAAAAAAAAGCTTAGCAGATGACTTATCTGTTAGTGGGCATTTTGAAGTAGTTAATGTAAATAGTCAGACAGCTTATGGAAGTATGCCTGATCTTATTAGTTTATCAAATCAAGGTGTTGATTTATATTTAAATCTATCAGCATCAAAAGAATCAAATGGTTCTTACACTTTAATGACAAAACTTTTTGATATGAATTCTAAAGTACTTATTTTAGAGAAAAATTTTACAACAACTCAAGAAGATAGATTTGTTTTTTTAGCACATAAAGCTGCAATTTCAGTTAATGACTTTTTTAAAGCACCAAGTATTTCTTGGATGGAAAAATTTGTAGTATTTTCAACTTATACAGCTTCCGGTAAAGCTGATATTATGATTGGAGATTATACTTTAACATATAAGAAAACTGTTGTATCAGGTGGTTTAAATATTTTCCCTAAATGGGCAGATGCAGATCAAAAAACAATTTATTATACTACTTATAATTATGCAAAACCAACTTTAGTTAAGTTAAATATTTATAATAGAAGTAAAGAGACTATCATGGAGTCAGATGGTATGTTAGCTTGTTCTGATGTTAATGCAGATGGAACTAAATTATTAGTAACAGCATCTCCTAATGGTCAACCTGATGTATATTTATATAATACAAGAACAAAAAGTAAAACTCAAATTACGAAATATAGTGGTATTGATGTAGGTGGTCATTTTATCGATAATGATTCAAGAATTGTGTTTGTTTCTGATAGATTAGGAAATCCAAATATCTTTGCACAAGGAATTAATTCAACTTCTGTAGAAAGATTAGTATATCACAGTAATAATAACTCATCTGCAACTGCTTTTGGGAACAATATTGTATATAGTAGTAAGGACTCTACAAATGAATTAGGTGATAAAAGTTTTAACTTGTATTTAATATCAACTAAGTCAGATAATATGAAACGGCTAACATCAAGTGGTATTAATCAGTTCCCTAAATTTTCAGGTGATGGTGAAACATTACTATATATAAAAACGTTTGGTGGATCAAGTTCAATAGGAATTATTAGATTAGCATACAGTAAATCATTTTTATTCTCATTAAACGGTAAAAGAATTCAATCAATAGATTGGTAA
- a CDS encoding TonB C-terminal domain-containing protein produces MQNNFSFILSGIIAFSFYAFMCFLLFFYIASPTPKTFNIKPTSTTIELDMIVEKAEKKMVEKKTEKIIEKEEVKEKETSVSNEKRPDLKSLFANVKEKATNVAKQEVNNVEKSIDPKRFKSKFEKEKKSSNITIDKLLEDEKTASNSKSKNANKGEESDDYFSQIDEMLSAWMPTTREPGLKAVVLVMIDLNGRFDYRFVTNSGNETFDTSLRNFLEEQKNIVYPIPTKNKDVRINVDFKSEG; encoded by the coding sequence ATGCAAAATAATTTTTCGTTTATACTTTCAGGTATAATAGCATTTTCATTTTATGCTTTTATGTGTTTTTTGTTGTTTTTTTATATTGCTAGTCCAACTCCAAAAACTTTTAATATTAAGCCTACATCTACAACGATTGAGCTTGATATGATAGTTGAAAAAGCTGAAAAAAAGATGGTTGAGAAAAAAACAGAAAAAATTATAGAAAAAGAAGAAGTGAAAGAAAAAGAGACATCAGTTTCAAATGAAAAAAGACCTGATTTAAAATCTTTATTTGCAAATGTAAAAGAAAAAGCAACAAATGTAGCAAAACAAGAGGTTAATAATGTTGAGAAATCAATTGACCCTAAAAGATTTAAATCTAAATTCGAAAAAGAGAAAAAATCATCTAATATAACGATTGATAAGTTATTAGAAGATGAAAAAACTGCATCTAATTCGAAAAGTAAAAATGCTAATAAAGGTGAAGAGAGTGATGATTATTTCTCACAAATTGATGAAATGTTATCAGCTTGGATGCCAACAACAAGAGAGCCAGGTTTAAAGGCTGTTGTTTTAGTTATGATTGATTTAAATGGTAGGTTTGATTATCGTTTTGTTACAAATTCAGGAAATGAAACTTTTGATACATCTTTAAGGAATTTTTTGGAAGAACAAAAAAATATTGTTTATCCCATACCTACAAAAAATAAAGATGTACGAATTAATGTTGATTTCAAATCAGAAGGATAA
- a CDS encoding ExbD/TolR family protein, translating into MLVLLAILMVTAPVIEFEEPINLPSGSKSQQVQDFQKIDIIITKDRVVTLNKNKVDIVNFPDSFLLFANGKDQNTPIHIRADKELKYDDIIFVLKSVKEAGFFKVALVTDG; encoded by the coding sequence ATGCTAGTTTTACTAGCAATATTAATGGTTACAGCACCAGTTATTGAGTTTGAAGAACCTATAAATCTTCCTAGTGGGAGTAAATCACAACAAGTACAAGATTTCCAAAAAATTGATATTATTATTACTAAAGATAGAGTAGTTACACTTAATAAAAATAAAGTAGATATAGTAAATTTTCCTGATAGTTTTCTTTTATTTGCAAATGGAAAAGATCAAAATACTCCAATACATATAAGAGCAGATAAAGAATTGAAGTATGATGATATAATTTTTGTTTTAAAATCAGTTAAAGAAGCTGGTTTTTTCAAAGTTGCACTAGTAACTGATGGATAA
- a CDS encoding MotA/TolQ/ExbB proton channel family protein: protein MITTILNYLANSGAITYIVLALLSIYLIVTIWIFLYRYFAVTALIRNEVSSLEGLTSREARFSSLSALNKCTNNLASKELLYACEINIIKDASSGISWLAIISSTSPFIGLFGTVIGILESFAKFANQSKVAFSIIAPAISEALVATAAGIFVAIFAYTFHQILSRKIYELNIYLKAQSQILIAKG from the coding sequence ATGATTACTACAATACTAAATTATTTGGCAAATAGTGGTGCTATAACTTATATAGTTTTAGCACTATTGTCAATTTATCTAATCGTTACAATTTGGATTTTCCTTTATAGATATTTCGCAGTTACTGCATTAATTAGAAATGAAGTTAGCTCTTTAGAGGGTTTAACATCAAGAGAAGCTAGATTCTCATCATTATCTGCATTAAATAAATGTACAAATAACCTTGCTTCAAAAGAGTTATTATATGCATGTGAAATAAATATAATTAAAGATGCAAGTTCGGGAATTTCTTGGTTAGCTATTATTTCTTCAACATCACCATTTATAGGTCTTTTTGGTACAGTTATTGGAATATTAGAGTCGTTCGCAAAATTTGCGAATCAATCAAAAGTTGCTTTTTCTATTATTGCACCAGCAATTAGTGAAGCGTTAGTTGCAACAGCAGCAGGTATATTTGTTGCTATATTTGCGTATACATTTCATCAAATACTTTCAAGAAAAATTTATGAGTTAAATATATATCTTAAGGCACAATCGCAAATTTTAATTGCTAAGGGTTAA
- the atpC gene encoding ATP synthase F1 subunit epsilon produces MDTIRLSIVTPNGEIFNDDVKTVTLPGKEGEFGVLPGHSSLISSLTVGVIVIEKANSTEAVAINWGHVKVDEKSVDVLADGAIALTAGNDSEIAKNIEAAKVLVNSVKDSNISVASVEAKINSFA; encoded by the coding sequence ATGGATACAATTAGATTATCAATAGTTACACCTAATGGAGAAATATTTAATGATGATGTAAAAACTGTAACTCTCCCTGGAAAAGAGGGTGAGTTCGGTGTCCTACCTGGACACTCATCATTGATTTCTTCATTAACAGTTGGTGTAATTGTTATCGAAAAAGCAAATTCTACTGAAGCAGTTGCTATTAACTGGGGACATGTTAAAGTAGATGAAAAATCTGTTGATGTATTAGCTGATGGAGCTATTGCATTAACTGCAGGAAATGACTCTGAGATTGCTAAGAATATTGAAGCTGCAAAAGTATTAGTAAATTCAGTAAAAGATTCAAACATTTCTGTTGCTTCAGTTGAAGCAAAAATCAACTCATTCGCGTAA
- the atpD gene encoding F0F1 ATP synthase subunit beta — MKGKIIQVMGPVVDVEFDGYLPEINEAIDVVLADANKDRLVLEVAAHIGDGRVRTIAMDMTEGLTRGQECVATGGPIKVPVGEAVLGRIFNVIGDPVDEGEAIPADVERWSIHRSAPSFEEQSTKTEMFETGIKVVDLLAPYSKGGKVGLFGGAGVGKTVIIMELIHNVAFKHSGYSVFAGVGERTREGNDLYHEMKDSNVLDKVALCYGQMSEPPGARNRIALTGLTMAEYFRDEKGLDVLMFVDNIFRFAQSGSEMSALLGRIPSAVGYQPTLASEMGKLQERITSTSKGSITSVQAVYVPADDLTDPAPASVFAHLDATTVLNRKIAEKGIYPAVDPLDSSSRILSADILGQEHYDTARGVQSVLQKYKDLQDIIAILGMDELSEADKLVVSRARKIERFLSQPFFVAEVFTGSPGKYVELKDTIAGFQGILAGKYDNIPEMAFYMVGGIDEVLAKAEKMK; from the coding sequence ATGAAAGGTAAAATTATTCAGGTAATGGGTCCGGTTGTTGACGTAGAGTTCGACGGATACTTACCAGAAATTAATGAAGCTATTGATGTAGTATTAGCAGATGCTAATAAAGACAGATTAGTATTAGAAGTTGCTGCGCATATTGGTGATGGTAGAGTTAGAACTATCGCTATGGATATGACAGAAGGTTTAACTAGAGGTCAAGAGTGTGTTGCTACTGGTGGACCAATTAAAGTTCCAGTTGGTGAAGCAGTATTAGGAAGAATCTTTAATGTTATTGGTGATCCAGTAGATGAAGGTGAAGCAATTCCTGCTGATGTTGAAAGATGGTCAATCCATAGATCTGCTCCTTCATTTGAAGAGCAATCAACAAAAACAGAAATGTTTGAAACAGGTATCAAAGTTGTTGACCTTTTAGCACCATATTCAAAAGGTGGAAAAGTTGGACTATTCGGTGGTGCTGGTGTTGGTAAAACAGTTATTATCATGGAATTAATTCATAATGTTGCATTTAAACACTCTGGATACTCAGTATTTGCTGGTGTTGGTGAGAGAACAAGAGAGGGTAATGACCTTTATCATGAGATGAAAGACTCAAACGTACTTGACAAAGTTGCATTATGCTATGGTCAAATGAGTGAACCACCAGGTGCTAGAAATAGAATTGCATTAACTGGTCTTACAATGGCAGAATACTTTAGGGATGAAAAAGGTCTTGATGTATTAATGTTCGTTGATAATATCTTCAGATTTGCACAATCAGGTTCTGAGATGTCAGCATTATTAGGAAGGATTCCTTCAGCTGTTGGATACCAACCTACACTTGCATCAGAAATGGGAAAATTACAAGAAAGAATTACTTCTACTTCTAAAGGTTCTATTACTTCTGTTCAAGCAGTTTATGTTCCAGCGGATGACTTAACAGATCCAGCTCCAGCTTCTGTTTTTGCTCACTTAGATGCAACTACAGTTCTTAACAGAAAAATTGCTGAAAAAGGTATCTACCCAGCAGTTGATCCACTAGATTCATCTTCAAGAATCTTAAGTGCTGATATTCTTGGTCAAGAACATTATGATACAGCTAGAGGTGTTCAATCTGTATTACAAAAATATAAAGATTTACAAGATATTATTGCAATTCTTGGTATGGATGAGTTATCAGAAGCTGATAAACTTGTTGTTTCAAGAGCAAGAAAAATCGAAAGATTTTTATCTCAACCATTCTTCGTTGCAGAAGTATTTACTGGAAGTCCAGGAAAATATGTTGAGTTAAAAGATACTATTGCTGGATTCCAAGGAATTTTAGCTGGTAAATATGATAATATTCCAGAAATGGCATTCTATATGGTTGGTGGAATTGATGAAGTTCTTGCCAAAGCTGAGAAAATGAAATAA
- the atpG gene encoding ATP synthase F1 subunit gamma — protein sequence MANLKEIKLKIGSVKNTQKTTKAMKLVSSAKLTRTRQLSDQARSYARKINEVLSDIAARVSKVQDEGNIGRAFVQNDAPKTIDIVFVTADKGLCGGFNMATIKTVSRLIAEYEAKGTKVRLRAAGRKGVDFFSFQGVALEQKVSDLSSAPEYDRAAEFIHAVVEDFRNEVTDKVIVVYNGFLNMLTQEIRVRDLLPVSLDAVEVKNSESMLEIEPDDDEEVLNELTDKYIDFNMYYALIDSLAAEHSARMQAMEAATKNAKEKVNSLTVEYNKARQAAITTELIEIISGVEALK from the coding sequence ATGGCTAACTTAAAAGAGATTAAATTAAAAATAGGTAGTGTTAAAAATACTCAGAAAACTACAAAAGCTATGAAGCTTGTGTCTTCTGCTAAACTTACTAGAACTAGACAATTGTCTGATCAAGCTAGAAGTTATGCAAGAAAGATAAATGAAGTTCTTTCTGATATTGCTGCTAGAGTTAGCAAAGTTCAAGACGAAGGAAATATTGGTAGAGCATTTGTACAAAATGATGCACCAAAAACAATTGATATTGTTTTTGTAACTGCTGATAAAGGACTTTGCGGTGGTTTTAATATGGCAACAATTAAAACAGTTAGTAGATTAATTGCTGAATATGAAGCAAAAGGTACAAAAGTTAGATTAAGAGCTGCTGGTAGAAAAGGTGTTGATTTCTTTTCTTTCCAAGGTGTTGCTTTAGAGCAAAAAGTTTCTGATTTATCTTCTGCTCCTGAGTATGATAGAGCTGCTGAGTTTATTCATGCTGTTGTTGAAGATTTTAGAAATGAAGTTACTGACAAAGTAATCGTTGTTTATAATGGTTTTTTAAATATGTTAACTCAAGAAATTAGAGTTAGAGATTTATTACCAGTTAGCTTAGATGCTGTTGAAGTTAAAAATTCAGAATCTATGTTAGAAATTGAACCAGATGATGATGAAGAAGTATTAAATGAGTTAACTGATAAATATATTGATTTCAATATGTATTATGCTTTAATTGACTCTTTAGCTGCAGAGCACAGTGCTAGAATGCAAGCAATGGAAGCTGCTACTAAAAATGCAAAAGAAAAAGTTAATAGTTTAACAGTTGAATATAACAAAGCTAGACAAGCTGCAATTACAACAGAGCTGATAGAAATTATCAGTGGTGTTGAAGCATTAAAATAA
- the atpA gene encoding F0F1 ATP synthase subunit alpha, with translation MGAKIQADEISSIIKERIDNFELNVDVNETGKIISYADGIAQVYGLKNVMAGEIVEFENGERGLASNLEESSVGIVILGKGDGLREGTSCKRLGKLLSTPVGDAMVGRVVNALGEPIDGKGSIAASENRLVEEKAPGIMARKSVHEPLTTGIKAIDALVPIGRGQRELIIGDRQTGKTTVAIDTILNQKGEDVVCIYVAIGQKSSSVASVVRTLEEAGAMEYTIVVNASAADSAALQFLAPYTGVTIGEFFRDNGKHALIIYDDLSKHAVAYREMSLILRRPPGREAYPGDVFYLHSRLLERAAKMSDERGAGSMTALPIIETQAGDVAAYIPTNVISITDGQIFLETNLFNSGIRPAINVGLSVSRVGGAAQIKATKQVAGTLKLSLAQYRELEAFAQFASDLDEATRRELELGQRMVEVLKQGVNKPLVIEKQVVIIYAGTKGYLNDVAVSDVVRFEAELHTFFEQKYSNILDSIKSSKKIDDNTEAELKAALEEFKTVFSAN, from the coding sequence ATGGGCGCAAAAATTCAAGCTGATGAAATCAGTTCTATAATTAAAGAAAGAATTGATAACTTTGAATTAAATGTAGATGTAAATGAAACAGGTAAAATTATCTCTTATGCAGATGGTATTGCACAAGTTTACGGTCTAAAAAATGTTATGGCAGGGGAAATAGTTGAGTTTGAAAATGGTGAGAGAGGTCTTGCTTCAAATTTAGAAGAATCTTCAGTTGGTATTGTTATTCTTGGTAAAGGTGATGGTCTAAGAGAAGGTACTTCTTGTAAAAGACTAGGAAAACTTTTATCAACTCCTGTTGGTGATGCAATGGTTGGAAGAGTTGTTAATGCACTGGGTGAGCCAATTGATGGTAAAGGTTCAATTGCTGCTTCTGAAAACAGATTAGTTGAAGAAAAAGCTCCTGGAATTATGGCTAGAAAATCTGTTCATGAACCATTAACAACTGGTATTAAAGCTATTGATGCATTAGTTCCAATTGGTAGAGGTCAAAGAGAGCTTATTATTGGTGATAGACAAACTGGTAAAACAACTGTTGCAATTGATACTATTCTTAACCAAAAAGGTGAAGATGTTGTTTGTATATATGTTGCAATTGGTCAAAAATCATCTTCTGTAGCTTCTGTTGTTAGAACATTAGAAGAAGCAGGTGCTATGGAGTATACAATTGTTGTTAATGCTTCTGCTGCTGATTCTGCTGCATTACAATTCTTAGCTCCATATACTGGTGTTACTATTGGTGAATTTTTTAGAGATAACGGAAAACATGCATTAATTATTTATGATGATTTGTCTAAACATGCTGTTGCATATAGAGAAATGTCATTAATTTTAAGAAGACCTCCAGGAAGAGAAGCATATCCAGGAGATGTATTTTATCTACACTCAAGATTATTAGAAAGAGCTGCAAAAATGAGTGATGAAAGAGGTGCTGGGTCTATGACTGCATTACCAATCATTGAAACTCAAGCTGGGGATGTTGCTGCATATATCCCAACTAATGTTATTTCTATTACAGATGGTCAAATTTTCTTAGAAACTAACCTATTTAACTCAGGTATTAGACCTGCAATTAATGTTGGTTTATCAGTATCAAGAGTTGGTGGAGCTGCACAAATTAAAGCTACTAAACAAGTTGCTGGTACTTTAAAATTATCTCTTGCTCAATATAGAGAACTGGAAGCATTTGCTCAATTTGCATCTGATTTAGATGAAGCTACTAGAAGAGAATTAGAGCTTGGTCAAAGAATGGTTGAAGTATTAAAACAAGGTGTAAACAAACCACTAGTTATTGAAAAACAAGTTGTTATTATTTATGCTGGTACTAAAGGTTACTTAAATGATGTTGCAGTTAGTGATGTTGTAAGATTTGAAGCTGAATTACATACATTCTTCGAACAAAAATATTCAAATATTTTAGATTCAATCAAATCTTCTAAAAAAATTGATGATAATACAGAAGCAGAATTAAAAGCTGCATTAGAAGAGTTTAAAACTGTATTTAGTGCAAACTAA
- a CDS encoding F0F1 ATP synthase subunit delta, whose amino-acid sequence MNDLVAKRYVKALVDGRNSDIINTISSKLNVISSAFADEKFNSIVSSPQIADNTKVDFIISLVDFANDEVLKNFIKLLGEKRRLSLLPFIAKELNTQIAKMNNSYIGVVYTNLELSSDYVSSIEKQFSKKFDVKLSLSQNVCDYDGIKVDIDGLGVEISFSKERLKTQLIDHILKAV is encoded by the coding sequence ATGAATGATTTAGTAGCAAAAAGATATGTTAAAGCATTAGTTGATGGTAGAAATAGTGATATTATTAATACTATTAGCAGTAAGCTAAATGTTATTTCTTCAGCATTTGCTGATGAGAAATTCAATTCAATAGTATCTTCTCCTCAGATTGCTGATAATACAAAAGTAGATTTTATAATCTCTTTAGTAGATTTTGCAAATGATGAAGTTTTAAAAAATTTCATTAAATTACTTGGTGAAAAAAGAAGATTATCATTATTACCATTTATTGCAAAAGAGCTTAATACTCAAATTGCTAAAATGAATAATAGTTATATTGGAGTTGTTTATACAAATCTTGAATTATCAAGTGATTATGTATCTTCAATTGAAAAACAATTTAGTAAAAAATTTGATGTTAAATTGTCATTATCGCAAAATGTTTGTGATTATGATGGTATTAAAGTAGATATTGATGGACTTGGCGTTGAGATTTCTTTTTCAAAAGAGAGATTAAAAACACAGTTAATAGATCATATTTTAAAAGCAGTTTAG
- a CDS encoding F0F1 ATP synthase subunit B, translating into MKRMLLLGLALVPVALLANEGAVETDIVQRTVNFIIFAGILWYLLADKIKAFFAERSLSIQAELDKVQDTLKASRDKVKDAQKKLEEAKKIATDIVDGAKADIDSVKQKVATAVDADIANLNKNLDEMMKVEISKAKKEVVTEVLEELLSSENIKLTQDELANIVLKKVA; encoded by the coding sequence ATGAAAAGAATGTTATTACTTGGGTTGGCTTTAGTTCCAGTTGCATTACTTGCAAACGAAGGCGCGGTAGAAACTGACATAGTGCAAAGAACCGTTAACTTTATAATATTTGCTGGAATTTTATGGTATTTACTTGCTGATAAAATTAAAGCATTTTTTGCTGAGAGATCTTTATCTATTCAAGCAGAACTTGATAAAGTACAAGATACTTTAAAAGCTTCTCGAGATAAAGTTAAAGATGCACAAAAGAAATTAGAAGAAGCAAAAAAAATTGCTACTGATATTGTCGATGGTGCAAAAGCTGATATAGATTCAGTTAAACAAAAAGTTGCAACTGCTGTTGATGCAGACATCGCTAATCTAAATAAAAATTTAGATGAAATGATGAAAGTTGAAATATCAAAAGCTAAAAAAGAAGTTGTTACTGAAGTTCTTGAAGAGCTATTAAGTTCTGAAAATATTAAATTAACTCAAGATGAGTTAGCAAATATTGTTCTTAAAAAGGTAGCATAA